Below is a window of Calditrichota bacterium DNA.
CCAATCCGGGCGGTGCTGCATTGCAAAACCTCGACTGCGAAGGCGAGCCATTCTATCTGCATATCGTCCGGATGGCCCGGCAACTAAGTCGGGAAGGCAACGTCGGCCTTGTTGTGGGGGCTACGCGGCCTGAAACCTGGAAGTCGATTCTAAGTGAGGCCCTTGACATGCCGCTCCTGATTCCCGGTATCGGCGAGCAAGGCGGAGACCTCGCAGCATTAAAGAACGCCCTCCAGGACTATCGCGGACCGGCGCTGGTCAACGTCTCCCGCAGCATCCTCTATGCATCGTCAGGAGAAGACTTCGCCTCCGCCGCCGGCGACGCAGCCGGCCGTTTCCGGGAGCAACTCGTTCAATGATCACTGACCGGAAGGCTTGATGCTCGGCCCGAACTTCCTCCAGATCCGCGACCGGGTCGAACTGCGGGTGTCGCATGGCGATTCGGTCAGCGTCTTCGATGTCCGGGTCCAGGACATTCAGCCCGACGGCATTTACATCGATCGTCCGATCATTGACAAACGCCTTATGCCGGCGCGTATCGGCAGTCTCATCGAAATTCAGTTCCAGCGTCAAGACGCGACCTACCGCTTCAACACCCGCATCCTGCGTGAGGAAGCCATCGGCCTGCTGCCCA
It encodes the following:
- the pyrF gene encoding orotidine-5'-phosphate decarboxylase; protein product: LDGKRGDIGNTARAYARALFDNLGGDAATVSPYLGADSLEPFVERPDRGVYVLAVTSNPGGAALQNLDCEGEPFYLHIVRMARQLSREGNVGLVVGATRPETWKSILSEALDMPLLIPGIGEQGGDLAALKNALQDYRGPALVNVSRSILYASSGEDFASAAGDAAGRFREQLVQ